ATGGCAGGGGCTCGCCGCTCACGGCCTGCACCCAGCCTGTTGGCTATGCGGAGCGAACTGGCGACTGCAACGACAACAATGGCAGCATCAATCCTGGCGCCTTGGAAGTTTGCGATGGGCTCGACAACGACTGCAACGGACAGACAGATGATGGCCTGTCCATGCAAACATGGTATCGCGATGCAGACGGAGACACTTTCGGAACATCGTCGAGCACCCGGTCGTACTGCAGCCAGCCTTCGGGCTACGTCTCGGTCGCTGGTGACTGCAATGATTCCAGCGCGAGCGCCAACCCAGGGGCAGCTGAAATCTGCGGGGACGACATTGACAACAACTGCGACGGCTATGCGGACGGGTACTGCGGCACGTGGGCTTTCACTGGCAGCATGTCCATGGCTCGCATGGAACACACGATGACGTTGCTACCGTCAGGAAAGGTACTGATAGCTGGAGGGTCTGACTACAGAAACCCACTCGCTACTGCCGAGGTATATGATCCCGCCACAGGCACTTGGTCCCTTACAGGGGCTCTTTCCATGCCTCGGAGAACTGCCACAGCGACCCTTCTGCCTTCTGGCAAGGTCTTGGTTGCGGGCGGCGAAACATCTACAGCAGAGGTCTATGCGCCGGGAACAGGCAGCTGGTCCTCCACTGGCAGCATGGCTTCACCCCGTAGCCGTCACACAGCGACATTACTCACCTCCGGCAAGGTTCTGGTGGTTGGCGGCTCCGGTGTCAGTGGCCATCTTGCCACTGCGGAACTGTATGATCCGGCAACGGGAGCGTGGACTCCTACAGGAAGCCTCTCGGCGGCCCGTTATGCGCACACAGCCACATTGCTACCATCAGGCAAGGTGCTGGTAGCGGGCGGCTTCGCCAACGGCGCCTATGTTTCTAGCGCGGAGTTGTATGACTCAGCGACAGGGACCTGGACAGCCACAGGAAACCTTCCCTCAGGACGCTATGATCATACAGCCACGTTACTATCTTCGGGCAAAGTTCTATTGGCGGGTGGGTGGGTGGGGTCGCCAGGTTGGCCAGGAGCTACGACCCTGTACGACCCAGCAACTGGAAGCTGGACCCCTTACTTGAATTGGCATTCATACTCCCGGCAGAGCACTACAGCCACGCTGCTGCCGTCGGGTAAGGTCCTGTTAGCAAGCGGCGCGACAGGAGGCAATTCGGGCACCATTTACGACCCTCGAACCGATAAATGGGTGCCAACCGTCAACCTCGGTTCAGCACGTGAGGGCCACACAGCCGTGCTGCTCCCCTCAGGCAAAGTGCTGGTGGTAGGCGGTAGCCCCAAGATCTTGCAAGTGACTGCCACAGCGGAGTTGTTCACGCCCTAATCAACCCAAAGCGTTGTTCCTCCCCCTCCTGTGCCTTCAACAAGAGGGGGACGGCAGTGCGATCGGGAAATGAAAAGCCTCAAGGGCCCCAGTAGAACCCGGTCCCATCCTCGGTGGCGCTCCACAGCTCGTCCGACGTCAGCCCTTCGAGCGTCGTGAAGCCCTGGGTGCCGAAGAGGAAGTCCTGCCACGCCGCTCCGTCGAAGCGGGCGAGGTCATCCGTGTCCAGGCGCGCGAAGACGGCGCCCTGTCCAAAGGACACCACGTCCAGCAGGTCGGGCGCGACGCCGCCATCCACGTAGATGGGATACGCCGGCTTCGTGCGCCAGGTGCCCGCCGCGCGCTCCAGGAACAATCCCTGGGCTCCGCCCGCGTAGGCCAGTCCCGGCGCCACCACGTGCACGGCCTCCAGGGCGTCCTGCCCCGAGCTCGACTGTGGCAGCGGCTCCCTGAGCCACGGGCCGCCGTCCGCGTTGACGTGGTACGCGACGGGTCCCTTGCCGTTGGTGCCCACGGCGATGAGCGTCCGCGGGTCGAGGCCGTGGATGGAGCGCAGGTCCGCGTCCAGGTGCTCCACCCGCTGGGGCTCCGCTGGAGGGTCCCAGCGGAGGATGTCCCCGGTCTCGCTCACCGCGTAGAGCGTCGTGCCTCCGTCCGCCTCGAAGCCCACGAGGTCCTGGATGGCCGCCCCGCCCCCGTCGAAGGACGTCACCGTGCAGGGCTCCGAGGCGGACAGTGAACGCGTAGCGAGCTGCCCCGTCCAAGAGCCCATGAACACGCGCCCGTCGCTCGGCCGCGCCCACGCGGTGGACCAGGCGCCGTGACAGTCGGTGAACGGCTGTATGTCAAAGCCACCGTCGGCCTGCCGGCGAACGTGGGCGAGCACGTCATTGCTGTCGCTCACGAGCCAGGCCTGGCCGCGCGCATGGGGGGCCACGTCCCGGAAGATGGCCAGCGGAAGGCGCTCGGTGGTTCTCCATTCAACGCCATCACAGACAGGCACCGGGTCCGCCCGGCTGTCACAGTTGTTGTCCAGGAAGTCGCAGCGCTCCTCCACACCTGGGGAGATGGAGACGGAGTGGTCGTCACAGTCCGTCCCCCGGGTGGCGGTGCTCACGTAGCCATCCCCATCCTCATCCAGCGCGCTCAATGTCAGCGCGACGCTGGCGGTGTCCTCCTCGGGAACCACCACCTGCCCGGACGCGGTGGCCACCTCCTGCCCCGCGCACGAGCGCTCACGGGCGGAGGCCGTCACCTTCACGGTGTCGCTCCACCCGCTGCGGCGAACGAAGCCCACCTCCCCCGCCCCCTCGGGCACCGGCAGCTCGAAGGTCCTGGACGCCTCCTCCGCGTCCACCACGCGCAGCGTGACGCAGCCTGGACGGAAGCCGTCGTAGGTCAACCGGACCTGAACGTGGCAGGGATGGCTCGCATCGCATCCACTGGGGCGCTCCGCTTCGAGTTCGTCGATGTCCGGCACCGTGCACGTGATGCAGAGCCATCCGAGTCCCACGGCCACGGCGCGCTTCATGGCGAGACCTCCGTCCGCGTCGATGATGGGGCGTCCGAGAGAAGCCAGGTGACGGCGGCTCCAGCGGCGGCGGTGACGGCCGCGCCCAGGAGGATGTTGGCCGCGAGCGCCTGTCCCCGCGCGCTGTCCAGGTGCGCGGAGCGGTCGCTGTAGAAGGCATCCTCGCGCGCGGCGTTCACGTTGCTGCGCGACTGGAGGCCCACGTAGCTACCAATGCCCCCAAGCACCACGCCGCCCCCCAGCAAGGCCAGCGGAAGCACGGGCGTGCGGCGCACCTCTTCCCGGGCTGGAGCCGGAACGAGACCGGGTGACGGCGCGGGTTCGGGCCGCGCATCCGCGATCGCGACCGGCGCGTCCGGAGGCGGTCTGGGATTGCGCGCCAGCTCGCGGTGCACGTTCCGGCGCACCTCCTCGAAGTCACGTGACACCTTGGGGGACACCTTCACCGGAAGGCTCGCGTCGGGCAGCAGCGACAGCCCTTCCTTGAAGGCGGCGAGGGACTCCTGTCTGCGCCCCAGGTCCGCGAGCACGATGCCCCGGAGGAT
The sequence above is drawn from the Corallococcus sp. NCRR genome and encodes:
- a CDS encoding putative metal-binding motif-containing protein, whose translation is MKRAVAVGLGWLCITCTVPDIDELEAERPSGCDASHPCHVQVRLTYDGFRPGCVTLRVVDAEEASRTFELPVPEGAGEVGFVRRSGWSDTVKVTASARERSCAGQEVATASGQVVVPEEDTASVALTLSALDEDGDGYVSTATRGTDCDDHSVSISPGVEERCDFLDNNCDSRADPVPVCDGVEWRTTERLPLAIFRDVAPHARGQAWLVSDSNDVLAHVRRQADGGFDIQPFTDCHGAWSTAWARPSDGRVFMGSWTGQLATRSLSASEPCTVTSFDGGGAAIQDLVGFEADGGTTLYAVSETGDILRWDPPAEPQRVEHLDADLRSIHGLDPRTLIAVGTNGKGPVAYHVNADGGPWLREPLPQSSSGQDALEAVHVVAPGLAYAGGAQGLFLERAAGTWRTKPAYPIYVDGGVAPDLLDVVSFGQGAVFARLDTDDLARFDGAAWQDFLFGTQGFTTLEGLTSDELWSATEDGTGFYWGP